A stretch of Pseudomonadota bacterium DNA encodes these proteins:
- the gltX gene encoding glutamate--tRNA ligase, with the protein MKPRVRFAPSPTGALHIGGARTALFNWLFARHTGGTFLLRIEDTDVERSTKEFEQSILDGLRWLGMDWDGELVYQSQRMELYREHVQRLLDEGKAYRCTCSPEELEAKRQQAMAEGRKPKYDGTCRNGPAHPGRPAAVRFRSPEQGSTSFHDICRGTITFENSELDDLIISRSDGTPTYNFTVVVDDVTMRMTHIIRGDDHINNTPRQVLLYQALDYPIPEFAHLPMIHGPDRKKLSKRHGATSVIEYQSMGYLPDAMVNYLARLGWSCGDQEIFTRDELIEKFDLVSVGSSPSIFDMEKLGWVNSQHMARQSDERIADMTAPFLEGMGLSMKDRGYSERALASEREKAKTLKELAELSAFYFRESVEIDPKAGGKWLAGESGARLRRMRSELAGLDDWSEGRLAALFERMLAELGCKMLDLAQPIRVSLTGSTASPGIYLVLSILGRERSLARIDAALAAHPA; encoded by the coding sequence ATGAAACCCAGAGTGAGATTCGCACCTTCCCCCACCGGCGCCCTGCACATAGGGGGCGCCCGCACCGCGCTGTTCAACTGGCTCTTCGCCAGGCACACCGGCGGCACGTTCCTGCTCCGGATCGAGGACACCGACGTCGAGCGCTCCACGAAGGAGTTCGAGCAGTCGATACTCGACGGGTTGAGGTGGCTCGGCATGGACTGGGACGGGGAGCTCGTGTACCAGTCGCAGCGCATGGAGCTCTACAGGGAGCATGTGCAGAGGCTGCTCGACGAGGGCAAGGCCTACAGGTGCACGTGCTCTCCGGAGGAGCTGGAGGCGAAGCGCCAGCAGGCCATGGCCGAGGGCAGAAAGCCCAAGTACGACGGCACATGCAGGAACGGGCCGGCGCACCCGGGCAGGCCGGCGGCGGTCAGGTTCAGGTCGCCCGAGCAGGGGTCCACCTCGTTCCACGACATCTGCAGGGGCACCATCACCTTCGAGAACTCGGAGCTCGACGACCTCATAATAAGCCGCAGCGACGGCACCCCTACGTACAACTTCACGGTCGTGGTGGACGACGTGACCATGCGCATGACCCACATCATCCGCGGCGACGACCACATCAACAACACCCCGAGGCAGGTGCTGCTCTACCAGGCGCTCGACTACCCGATCCCGGAATTCGCCCACCTGCCCATGATCCACGGGCCGGACAGGAAGAAGCTCTCGAAGCGCCACGGTGCGACCTCGGTCATCGAGTACCAGTCCATGGGCTATCTCCCGGACGCGATGGTCAACTACCTCGCGCGGCTGGGGTGGTCGTGCGGGGACCAGGAGATTTTCACGCGCGACGAGCTGATCGAGAAGTTCGACCTCGTGAGCGTGGGGTCGTCGCCCTCAATCTTCGACATGGAGAAGCTGGGCTGGGTCAACTCGCAGCACATGGCCAGGCAGAGCGACGAACGCATAGCAGACATGACGGCGCCGTTTCTCGAGGGCATGGGCCTTTCGATGAAAGACCGCGGCTATTCGGAGCGCGCCCTCGCCTCGGAGCGGGAGAAGGCGAAGACGCTCAAGGAGCTGGCCGAACTCTCGGCCTTCTATTTCCGGGAATCGGTGGAGATAGATCCCAAGGCGGGCGGAAAATGGCTTGCGGGCGAGAGCGGAGCGCGGCTCAGGAGGATGCGATCGGAGCTCGCCGGCCTCGACGACTGGAGCGAGGGCCGGCTCGCGGCCCTCTTCGAGAGGATGCTCGCCGAGCTGGGCTGCAAGATGCTGGATCTCGCGCAGCCGATCAGGGTCTCGCTCACCGGCTCGACCGCGAGCCCCGGGATATACCTCGTCCTGTCGATCCTGGGCAGGGAGCGCTCGCTGGCGCGCATCGACGCGGCGCTGGCCGCGCACCCCGCATGA
- a CDS encoding YebC/PmpR family DNA-binding transcriptional regulator translates to MSGHNKWSTIKHKKGAADAKRGKLFSKLIKEITIAARLGGGDPDGNPRLRTVLDKARQANMPNDNVARAIKKGTGDLEGFTYEEITFEGYGPSGVAMLVETTTDNRNRTVAEMRHLFAKMGGNLGEAGCVAWMFTKHGVITFDKSVGEENLMDVALEAGAEDIKDEEDILTVTTDPGSFESVKKACEDAGLKYIEANISMVPQNTIKLDRNAAEKMLKLMDALEDHDDVQNVYANFDIDSKTMEELA, encoded by the coding sequence ATGTCAGGTCACAATAAATGGTCCACCATCAAGCACAAAAAGGGGGCCGCAGATGCCAAACGGGGAAAGCTTTTCTCGAAACTCATCAAGGAGATCACTATTGCCGCACGGCTCGGGGGCGGTGATCCGGATGGCAACCCCAGGCTTCGCACCGTTCTCGACAAGGCGCGCCAGGCCAATATGCCCAATGACAACGTCGCCCGCGCAATCAAAAAAGGCACCGGGGATCTCGAAGGATTCACATACGAGGAGATAACCTTCGAGGGCTACGGGCCCAGCGGCGTGGCGATGCTGGTCGAGACCACGACGGACAACCGCAACCGCACGGTAGCGGAGATGAGGCACCTCTTCGCAAAGATGGGCGGCAACCTCGGCGAAGCGGGCTGCGTGGCCTGGATGTTCACTAAGCACGGCGTCATCACCTTCGACAAGTCGGTGGGGGAGGAGAATCTGATGGACGTCGCCCTCGAGGCAGGGGCGGAGGACATAAAGGACGAGGAGGACATCCTCACCGTCACCACGGACCCGGGCTCATTCGAGTCGGTCAAGAAGGCCTGCGAAGACGCGGGCCTCAAGTACATCGAGGCGAACATCAGCATGGTCCCGCAGAACACCATCAAGCTCGACCGGAACGCGGCCGAGAAGATGCTCAAGCTCATGGACGCGCTCGAGGACCACGACGACGTCCAGAACGTGTACGCAAACTTCGACATCGACAGCAAAACGATGGAAGAATTGGCTTAG
- the amrB gene encoding AmmeMemoRadiSam system protein B, translating into MKREPAVAGQFYPGTRSSLEAELARYLKSEAKPKKALGAVAPHAGYVYSGAVAGKVFAGVVVPERCIVLCPNHTGQGARAAVWARGSWSIPTGDIPVDEKLAQALLESCSDLKEDPTAHLGEHSLEVELPFLLARQPALSIVPICISRADPAALSRIGEAIAKAIRAAGGDILIVASTDMNHYESDARTREKDNLAIEKVLKLDAEGLVDTCAHHRISMCGVLPTAILIHACRALGAKRAELVAHATSGDVSGDRGSVVGYAGFIVD; encoded by the coding sequence ATGAAGAGAGAGCCGGCGGTGGCAGGTCAGTTCTATCCCGGAACCAGGTCGTCGCTCGAGGCGGAGCTCGCACGATACCTCAAGTCGGAGGCGAAGCCGAAGAAGGCACTGGGCGCGGTGGCGCCGCACGCGGGCTACGTGTACTCGGGCGCGGTGGCGGGCAAGGTCTTCGCCGGCGTCGTGGTCCCCGAAAGGTGCATAGTGCTCTGCCCCAACCACACCGGCCAGGGCGCGCGAGCGGCGGTCTGGGCGCGAGGCAGCTGGTCCATCCCCACGGGAGATATCCCGGTGGACGAGAAGCTGGCGCAGGCGCTGCTCGAGTCGTGCAGCGACCTGAAGGAGGACCCGACCGCACACCTGGGCGAGCACTCCCTCGAGGTCGAGCTGCCCTTTCTGCTGGCCAGGCAGCCTGCGCTCTCCATAGTGCCCATCTGCATCTCCAGAGCCGATCCGGCGGCGCTCTCCCGAATCGGCGAGGCGATCGCGAAGGCGATACGGGCCGCGGGCGGGGACATACTCATCGTCGCGAGCACCGACATGAACCACTACGAGAGCGACGCGCGCACCCGCGAGAAGGACAACCTGGCCATAGAGAAGGTGCTCAAGCTCGACGCCGAGGGCCTGGTGGACACCTGCGCGCACCACAGGATATCGATGTGCGGGGTGCTGCCGACCGCGATCCTCATCCACGCCTGCCGCGCCCTTGGAGCGAAGAGAGCGGAGCTCGTCGCGCACGCCACCTCGGGCGACGTCTCGGGAGACAGGGGTTCAGTGGTGGGATACGCGGGATTCATAGTCGATTGA
- a CDS encoding type II secretion system protein has product MNRHGFTLIELTLLIAIVGIIAVYALPGFIALSGDSREAIREAEAQAVRAGISLARARDLMSGGSGEPPSSLDAAGSCCFGNVLDAPVSDGSWTAEGDTYTHRQTGKSYRYDSRTGEFIKDR; this is encoded by the coding sequence ATGAATAGGCACGGTTTCACTCTCATCGAACTGACACTTCTGATCGCGATCGTCGGGATCATAGCGGTCTACGCACTGCCGGGGTTTATCGCCCTCTCGGGCGATTCCAGGGAGGCGATTCGCGAGGCGGAGGCCCAGGCGGTCCGTGCCGGGATCTCCCTCGCGCGGGCCAGGGACCTCATGAGCGGCGGCAGCGGAGAGCCCCCGAGTTCGCTCGACGCCGCGGGCAGCTGCTGCTTCGGCAACGTGCTCGACGCCCCGGTGAGCGACGGGAGCTGGACCGCGGAGGGCGACACCTATACGCACCGGCAGACCGGCAAGAGCTATCGCTACGACTCGAGGACCGGCGAGTTCATAAAAGACCGGTAG
- a CDS encoding PilT/PilU family type 4a pilus ATPase translates to MALQLKDLLGKAIADNASDLHINAGAPPHMRIDGSLLPASEERLCAEDARELCYQCLNQEQVMKLDSQRTIDLSFSVGEISRVRANLYCSLDAVAGAFRLIPFEIPEPSELGIPDCMLKTTEKAQGLVFVAGVSGCGKSTSLAAMIEKINRERRAHIITIEDPIEYIYTQKNCIINQREVGQDTPAFHSALKCALREDPDVVLVGEMRDLETVQGAMTLAETGHLVFATLHTGSAVQTVDRVIDVFPSHQQPQARAQLSSILEGVFCQQLIPRIGGGRALAVEALLPDSGTRNMISEGKTRQITAEMRTGRRGAEMFTMDQSIAGLVKRGVIEQKEARRRSISPTDFDAALR, encoded by the coding sequence ATGGCTCTTCAGCTCAAAGACCTGCTGGGCAAGGCGATCGCCGACAACGCGAGCGACCTGCACATCAACGCGGGGGCGCCGCCCCACATGAGGATAGACGGATCCCTTCTGCCGGCCTCGGAGGAGCGCCTCTGCGCCGAGGATGCCAGGGAGCTCTGCTACCAGTGCCTCAACCAGGAGCAGGTCATGAAGCTGGACTCGCAGCGCACCATCGACCTCTCGTTCAGCGTGGGGGAGATCTCAAGGGTCCGGGCCAACCTCTACTGCTCCCTCGACGCGGTCGCCGGCGCCTTCCGATTGATACCGTTTGAGATCCCTGAGCCCTCTGAACTGGGGATCCCCGACTGCATGCTCAAGACGACCGAGAAGGCGCAGGGGCTTGTGTTCGTCGCCGGCGTGAGCGGCTGCGGCAAGTCCACGAGCCTCGCCGCGATGATCGAGAAGATAAACCGCGAGCGCCGCGCCCACATCATCACCATCGAGGACCCCATCGAGTACATCTACACGCAGAAGAACTGCATAATAAACCAGCGCGAGGTGGGGCAGGACACCCCCGCCTTCCATAGCGCCTTGAAGTGCGCCCTGCGGGAGGACCCCGACGTGGTGCTCGTCGGCGAGATGCGGGACCTGGAAACCGTGCAGGGCGCGATGACGCTGGCCGAGACCGGCCACCTGGTCTTTGCGACCCTGCACACCGGCAGCGCGGTGCAGACCGTGGACCGCGTCATCGATGTCTTCCCTTCCCACCAGCAGCCTCAGGCGAGGGCCCAGCTCTCCTCGATACTGGAGGGGGTCTTCTGCCAGCAGCTCATCCCCCGCATCGGCGGGGGGAGGGCCCTGGCCGTGGAGGCGCTGCTGCCCGACTCCGGCACCCGCAACATGATCAGCGAGGGCAAGACCCGCCAGATCACCGCCGAGATGAGGACGGGCCGGCGGGGGGCCGAGATGTTCACCATGGACCAGTCCATAGCGGGGCTCGTCAAAAGAGGGGTCATCGAACAGAAGGAGGCCAGGCGCCGATCGATCAGCCCGACCGACTTCGACGCAGCGCTGCGCTGA